One segment of Prionailurus bengalensis isolate Pbe53 chromosome E3, Fcat_Pben_1.1_paternal_pri, whole genome shotgun sequence DNA contains the following:
- the ABHD11 gene encoding protein ABHD11 → MLRWSRAWRLPLRGLGPSSLSASRVPFAPSSSGRSGTERRSVLLSYKLLDGEAARPALVFLHGLFGSKTNFNSIAKALAQQTGRRVLTVDARNHGDSPHSPDMSYEAMSQDVQDLLTQLGLVPCVLVGHSMGGRTAMLLALQRPELVERLIAVDISPVETTSNSDFPSYMAAMRAVDVPDDMSRSSARKLADQQLSTVIQDTAVRQFLLTNLVEVDGRFVWRVNLEALAQHVDKILAFPPRQESYPGPTLFLLGGNSQYVHPSHHSEIRRLFPQAQMQTVPNAGHWIHADCPQDFMAAIRGFLA, encoded by the exons ATGCTCCGCTGGTCCCGCGCCTGGAGGCTCCCCCTTAGGGGGCTCGGCCCCTCCAGTCTCAGCGCCTCCAGGGTGCCCTTCGCACCCAGCAGCAGTGGCCGAAGCGGCACCGAGAGGAG GTCGGTGCTGCTTTCCTACAAACTTCTGGACGGAGAGGCGGCCCGCCCGGCCCTCGTGTTTCTGCACGGGCTCTTCGGCTCCAAAACCAACTTCAACTCCATCGCTAAGGCCCTGGCCCAGCAGACTGGCCGGAGG GTGCTAACAGTGGATGCTCGGAACCATGGTGACAGCCCCCACAGCCCAGACATGAGCTATGAGGCCATGAGCCAAGACGTGCAGGATCTCCTGACCCAGCTGGGCCTAGTGCCCTGTGTCCTCGTTGGACACAGCATGGGAGGCAGGACAGCCATGCTGCTGGCACTCCAGAGG CCAGAGCTGGTGGAACGCCTGATTGCTGTGGACATCAGCCCAGTGGAGACCACATCCAACTCAGACTTCCCATCCTACATGGCAGCCATGAGGGCTGTAGACGTCCCAGATGACATGTCTCGCTCCTCTGCCCGAAAACTGGCCGATCAGCAGCTCAGCACTGTTATCCAA GACACGGCCGTGCGTCAGTTCCTGCTCACCAACCTGGTGGAGGTGGATGGGCGCTTCGTCTGGAGGGTGAACTTGGAAGCATTGGCCCAGCACGTGGACAAGATCTTGGCTTTCCCACCACGACAAGAATCTTACCCTGGGCCAACCCTCTTCCTCCTGGGTGGAAACTCTCAATATGTGCA TCCCAGCCACCATTCTGAGATCAGGCGGCTCTTCCCTCAAGCCCAGATGCAGACTGTGCCCAATGCTGGCCACTGGATCCATGCTGACTGCCCACAGGACTTCATGGCTGCCATCCGAGGCTTCCTAGCCTAA